A stretch of the Myripristis murdjan chromosome 24, fMyrMur1.1, whole genome shotgun sequence genome encodes the following:
- the spint1b gene encoding kunitz-type protease inhibitor 1b isoform X1, giving the protein MKLSCVSLLLPLALLLPCGAAQDPDPDPVPAPAPDGPDCSGSFRPGRDNFVLDAEEAVRDGATFLSAPADASPQDCVRACCGEPRCNLALVEGEGDGGVRTCSLFNCLHRNRFVCRFVPKAGFKNFILDSVYDKHLAGPERGAGELAPPIAVAGRDQVVRPGEQVLLNGVESQAVGDAHITDYSWKLLSGDAAVHTEKTELADQLRLSNLQSGIYVFQLTVIDSNSQSDAAKVKVVVLGPEQSDRHCLAPAKAGPCRAAFPRWFYNAATERCDRFVFGGCKGNANNFLSQSECSAACSGVTVPSERSIGPAAGEQCGSACVAGQFTCSSGCCVDEALECDNEPQCSDQSDESSCNTLNRTLTRLLDIDINEKRARCTEPPRTGPCRASLTRWYYDPLNRKCHRFTFGGCSGNDNNFPEEEACSEACHGVTERHVFARGMFERFEEEESESGSIAVAVILAVAILAALAVLAYCVLKSRRDRARRAAATVATTAAALPEEQDTLVYNSTTKPV; this is encoded by the exons ATGAAGCTGAGCTGCGTCTCCCTGCTGCTTCCTCTGGCCCTGCTGCTGCCCTGCGGGGCGGCGCaggacccggacccggaccccGTCCCGGCTCCGGCTCCGGACGGCCCGGACTGCTCCGGCAGCTTCCGGCCCGGCAGGGACAACTTCGTGCTGGACGCGGAGGAGGCGGTGCGGGACGGAGCGACCTTCCTGTCCGCCCCGGCCGACGCCTCCCCGCAGGACTGCGTGCGGGCCTGCTGCGGGGAGCCGCGGTGCAACCTGGCgctggtggagggggagggggacggGGGGGTCCGGACCTGCTCCCTCTTCAACTGCCTGCACCGGAACCGGTTCGTCTGCAGGTTCGTCCCCAAGGCCGGCTTCAAGAACTTCATCCTGGACTCCGTGTACGACAAACACCTGGCGGGCCCGGAGCGCGGAGCCG gagaGTTGGCTCCGCCCATTGCGGTGGCGGGTCGTGACCAGGTGGTTCGCCCCGGTGAGCAGGTGCTGCTGAACGGCGTGGAGAGCCAGGCGGTGGGCGACGCCCACATCACCGACTACAGCTGGAAGCTGCTGAGCGGAGACGCCGCCGTCCACACCGAG AAGACGGAGCTTGCTGATCAGCTGCGTCTGTCCAATCTGCAGTCGGGCATCTACGTCTTCCAGCTGACCGTCATCGActccaacagccaatcagacgccGCCAAGGTCAAAGTGGTCGTCCTGGGCCCGGAGCAGTCGGACC gtCACTGCCTGGCGCCGGCGAAGGCGGGGCCGTGCCGCGCCGCGTTCCCCCGCTGGTTCTACAACGCCGCCACAGAACGCTGCGACCGCTTCGTGTTCGGAGGCTGCAAAGGAAACGCCAACAACTTCCTGTCGCAGAGCGAGTGCAGCGCCGCCTGCAGCGGAgtcacag TGCCATCGGAGCGGAGCATCGGCCCGGCCGCCGGCG agcagtgTGGCTCTGCCTGTGTTGCAGGTCagttcacctgcagcagtgGCTGCTGTGTGGATGAAGCTCTGGAGTGCGACAACGAGCCGCAGTGCAGCGACCAATCAGACGAGAGCAGCTGCAACAcat tgAACAGGACGCTCACTCGGCTGCTGGACATCGACATCAACGAGAAGAGAG CGCGCTGCACCGAGCCGCCCCGCACCGGGCCCTGCCGGGCGAGCCTCACCCGCTGGTACTACGACCCGCTCAACAGGAAGTGCCACCGCTTCACCTTCGGCGGCTGCAGCGGGAACGACAACAACTTCCCGGAGGAGGAGGCCTGCAGTGAGGCCTGCCACGGCGTCACAG agcGTCATGTGTTTGCCAGAGGAATGTTTGAGCGctttgaggaagaggagagcgaATCAG GCTCGATCGCGGTGGCCGTGATCTTGGCGGTGGCCATCTTGGCGGCGCTGGCGGTCCTGGCGTACTGCGTGCTGAAGTCCAGGAGAGATCGAGCGCGGCGAGCGGCCGCCACCGTagccaccaccgccgccgctcTGCCAGAGGAGCAGGACACGCTGGtgtacaacagcaccaccaaGCCCGTGTGA
- the spint1b gene encoding kunitz-type protease inhibitor 1b isoform X2 codes for MKLSCVSLLLPLALLLPCGAAQDPDPDPVPAPAPDGPDCSGSFRPGRDNFVLDAEEAVRDGATFLSAPADASPQDCVRACCGEPRCNLALVEGEGDGGVRTCSLFNCLHRNRFVCRFVPKAGFKNFILDSVYDKHLAGPERGAGELAPPIAVAGRDQVVRPGEQVLLNGVESQAVGDAHITDYSWKLLSGDAAVHTEKTELADQLRLSNLQSGIYVFQLTVIDSNSQSDAAKVKVVVLGPEQSDRHCLAPAKAGPCRAAFPRWFYNAATERCDRFVFGGCKGNANNFLSQSECSAACSGVTVPSERSIGPAAGEQCGSACVAGQFTCSSGCCVDEALECDNEPQCSDQSDESSCNTLNRTLTRLLDIDINEKRERHVFARGMFERFEEEESESGSIAVAVILAVAILAALAVLAYCVLKSRRDRARRAAATVATTAAALPEEQDTLVYNSTTKPV; via the exons ATGAAGCTGAGCTGCGTCTCCCTGCTGCTTCCTCTGGCCCTGCTGCTGCCCTGCGGGGCGGCGCaggacccggacccggaccccGTCCCGGCTCCGGCTCCGGACGGCCCGGACTGCTCCGGCAGCTTCCGGCCCGGCAGGGACAACTTCGTGCTGGACGCGGAGGAGGCGGTGCGGGACGGAGCGACCTTCCTGTCCGCCCCGGCCGACGCCTCCCCGCAGGACTGCGTGCGGGCCTGCTGCGGGGAGCCGCGGTGCAACCTGGCgctggtggagggggagggggacggGGGGGTCCGGACCTGCTCCCTCTTCAACTGCCTGCACCGGAACCGGTTCGTCTGCAGGTTCGTCCCCAAGGCCGGCTTCAAGAACTTCATCCTGGACTCCGTGTACGACAAACACCTGGCGGGCCCGGAGCGCGGAGCCG gagaGTTGGCTCCGCCCATTGCGGTGGCGGGTCGTGACCAGGTGGTTCGCCCCGGTGAGCAGGTGCTGCTGAACGGCGTGGAGAGCCAGGCGGTGGGCGACGCCCACATCACCGACTACAGCTGGAAGCTGCTGAGCGGAGACGCCGCCGTCCACACCGAG AAGACGGAGCTTGCTGATCAGCTGCGTCTGTCCAATCTGCAGTCGGGCATCTACGTCTTCCAGCTGACCGTCATCGActccaacagccaatcagacgccGCCAAGGTCAAAGTGGTCGTCCTGGGCCCGGAGCAGTCGGACC gtCACTGCCTGGCGCCGGCGAAGGCGGGGCCGTGCCGCGCCGCGTTCCCCCGCTGGTTCTACAACGCCGCCACAGAACGCTGCGACCGCTTCGTGTTCGGAGGCTGCAAAGGAAACGCCAACAACTTCCTGTCGCAGAGCGAGTGCAGCGCCGCCTGCAGCGGAgtcacag TGCCATCGGAGCGGAGCATCGGCCCGGCCGCCGGCG agcagtgTGGCTCTGCCTGTGTTGCAGGTCagttcacctgcagcagtgGCTGCTGTGTGGATGAAGCTCTGGAGTGCGACAACGAGCCGCAGTGCAGCGACCAATCAGACGAGAGCAGCTGCAACAcat tgAACAGGACGCTCACTCGGCTGCTGGACATCGACATCAACGAGAAGAGAG agcGTCATGTGTTTGCCAGAGGAATGTTTGAGCGctttgaggaagaggagagcgaATCAG GCTCGATCGCGGTGGCCGTGATCTTGGCGGTGGCCATCTTGGCGGCGCTGGCGGTCCTGGCGTACTGCGTGCTGAAGTCCAGGAGAGATCGAGCGCGGCGAGCGGCCGCCACCGTagccaccaccgccgccgctcTGCCAGAGGAGCAGGACACGCTGGtgtacaacagcaccaccaaGCCCGTGTGA